One segment of Gadus chalcogrammus isolate NIFS_2021 chromosome 8, NIFS_Gcha_1.0, whole genome shotgun sequence DNA contains the following:
- the chd8 gene encoding chromodomain-helicase-DNA-binding protein 8 isoform X3, whose translation MADPIMDLFEDTPLFNLDALPEDSFSQGSSDPVEEALKLALGQVDPPADTEPSPELTVTPGLGLTVAAPVPLLEPVPVAPAPVQHQTVQLALQPTVSMATTTTTTTTYRSPVPAVQVQTPVASTAGATTVLLSSPMTMQTTTAGATVGTTTQQQLTQFAHQLTPQQLAAITQQAGGKIVILKGPQGQAQVLQTVSGGAGGGKVIRLVSGTQLRPGMSILQGGTVLNQAGQAQLKVQQPQSQQVQVQLAQGQTQVQIQPQVQIQPAIQGQVSSASTAARPQGVTLTTVPQQGGEAKRITLVLQQPSQAGTNTTQAQTVSVAGVTAQQGQTRLVLGQLPGGKLVLQGGQLAALTQARAVGQAGGQPKVLTIQLQVQQQPNAQGGVKYQLVSGGTPGSPQMLQITQGQGGQRVALPLKMLLQPQTSAASSAGGTVSVVKVINTSAAGSAATTTTTSGGLGVSGLGGQAIRITKASGETVTVRRVETLCKQEKANRIVAEAIARAKARGEKNLPRVLNQDELPASHAAAELGGTVTVVTTAAKKKSGGSKKKSPAGGGAAGGHKGGVGGDKKGKPKVAGGTGMAAVGPLGGSSKSKSKAKTNTITLVGTKKRKRNASSDHSDGELSPASPTPMEEDIATRRSNRVVKRKKYTEDLDIKITDDEDEQEDVDITTTTTAVASISGGAGGGGGGGGGGGSSRNAAQLMAQQLKQQTVELDADGQPSMQFFVENPSEEDAAIVDKVLSMRSTRKEVSPGQYIIMEEFFVKYKNYSYLHCEWSTLEQLERDKRIHQKLKRFKIKYTQMRNLFQEEEEAFNPDYIEADRILDESHSVDKDNGEPVVYYLVKWLSLPYEDATWELKEDVDEGKVEEFKKIQDRPARLKRTPRPPAASWKKLEESKEYNSGNVLREYQLEGVNWLLFNWYNRQNCILADEMGLGKTIQSISLLSEVFGAGIQGPFLVIAPLSTITNWEREFATWTDMNAIVYHGSLASRQMIQQYEMYCKDDKEHLIPGAYKFDALITTFEMVLSDCPELREISWRCVIIDEAHRLKNRNCKLLDSLKMLDMEHKVLLTGTPLQNTVEELFSLLHFLEPAQFPSETEFLKEFGDLKTEEQVQKLQSILKPMMLRRLKEDVEKNLAPKQETIIEVELTDVQKKYYRAILERNFTFLSVGVNSNSNVPNLLNTMMELRKCCNHPYLINGAEEKIVAELRQVYDPMAADFHLQALIRSAGKLVLLDKLLPRLKAGGHKVLIFSQMVRCLDILEDYLINKRYLYERIDGRVRGNLRQAAIDRFSKPDSDRFVFLLCTRAGGLGINLTAADTCVIFDSDWNPQNDLQAQARCHRIGQSKAVKVYRLITRNSYEREMLDKASLKLGLDRAVLQSMSGSKEAGPNGIPQFSKKEIEDLLRKGAYAAIMDENDEGSRFCEEDIDQILQRRATTITIESEGKGSTFSKASFVASENRNDIALDDPEFWQKWAKKADIDFDSMNRKNTLVIDTPRVRKQTRQYSTLRGEGGELSEPDSDDEYPPANSRQSRSSRRSERHTGNGYGRTDCFRVEKHLLVYGWGRWRDILSHARCKRRLGERDVETICRVILVFCLLHYRGDENIKSFIWELITPAENGREPQTLLNHSGLSIPVPRGRKGKRVKAQSTFDVQKVEWIRKYNPDTLLLDDSYRKHLKHQCNKVLLRVRMLYYLKQEVIGGQADAVLKGGDYRDMDIWMPDMEQQEVPAGWWDTAADRSLLVGVFKHGYEMYTTMRADPCFCFLERAGRPDDKAIDAEQHTGDAEMGEDVDDDKYSEDPEFKPAARHTKDMYEEHDSLNMDDEVSVDDKAPPPVPQSSSNQSGACEWPTSSTLTARLRRLITAYQRSYRQEQLKMEAEAKGDRRRRRCEQASKLKEIARQERQQRWTRREECDFYRVVSTFGVEKIQKEPGLPEDQDPHYEWTRFRSFARLDKKTDESLGRYFRAFVAMCRRVCHLRPARSEEPSELSQSLAPITEERASRTLYRISLLRRLRERVLPHSSLEERLLLAPAGSELPAWWMSPEHDRQLMLGASLHGVSRTELSIYADTQFSFSQVHQDFLMTQQNLPQPPATPTAAAAAAPRPATPLSTPKLEEGEELGVKEEEEEVEVEVVAAAAAGVGPMGAQLQSTPLSHHDAKSRGRSWGFKGERSRGRKAERRAAEGGEEGGRGSDSDSDSESGSSSSERSASSDDSGESDGGTARLKMEDGDENSLLSLSQSQGEAPPPDPLRVDWPKDRVLINRLDSLCTLVLSGQWPAGRRYMSEAQLPPGSEEMAGDELNFARLMRKANSTPGAPGGAEGEDGEFTVKLLKEEGLKLTFSKQALMPNGSVAESSGGSSSRKRHKEPELSDPDGLNQDPMERTPRRRDPPTWLKENPDYEVEGDMLELLVNRSKRKRRRRRADKALTGSEKVKIIHMRTGKKVGASFCPMLQDLREYLEENLEHAVAPDWSDTVRNSGFLPESLSDRLLTQDSDIPKRGRRRHHHHRHHRPAEPTVTVVTNPLLGGVEEEEEEEEEEEEEVEEEEEEEEEEEETLVSDGAYMMDEEDLDSSHHFLTSADFDVKMQVGTYDSSDQEALLDDVVMVPKDSDSSSSSED comes from the exons ATGGCGGATCCCATCATGGACTTGTTTGAGGACACCCCCTTGTTTAACCTGGACGCTCTTCCGGAAGACTCCTTCTCCCAGGGCTCCTCTGACCCTGTGGAGGAGGCCCTGAAACTGGCCCTGGGGCAGGTTGACCCCCCCGCCGACACGGAGCCCAGCCCGGAGCTCACCGTCACCCCTGGCCTCGGCCTGACCGTAGCGGCGCCCGTTCCTCTCCTGGAGCCGGTGCCTGTCGCCCCCGCCCCCGTTCAGCACCAGACTGTCCAGTTGGCCCTCCAACCCACAGTTTCCATggcgaccaccaccaccacgaccacgaCGTACCGCTCCCCGGTACCGGCGGTGCAGGTGCAGACGCCGGTGGCGAGCACGGCGGGGGCCACCACCGTGCTGCTGAGCTCTCCGATGACGATGCAGACCACCACGGCCGGCGCCACAGTGGGCACCACCACGCAGCAGCAGCTCACTCAGTTCGCCCACCAGCTCACGCCCCAGCAGCTCGCCGCCATCACGCAGCAGGCGGGGGGGAAGATCGTAATCCTCAAGGGGCCCCAGGGCCAGGCCCAGGTGCTGCAGACCGTGTCCGGGGGCGCCGGCGGGGGCAAGGTGATCCGCCTGGTGTCCGGCACGCAACTGCGGCCCGGCATGTCCATCCTGCAGGGGGGCACGGTGCTGAACCAGGCCGGGCAGGCGCAGCTCAAG GTGCAGCAGCCGCAGAGCCAGCAGGTGCAAGTGCAGCTAGCACAAGGACAGACCCAAGTTCAAATCCAACCTCAAGTCCAGATCCAGCCCGCCATCCAGGGCCAGGTCAGCTCAGCCTCCACGGCCGCCCGGCCGCAGGGGGTCACACTGACCACGGTCCCCCAGCAG GGCGGTGAAGCGAAGCGCATCACCCTGGTGCTCCAGCAGCCCTCCCAGGCCGGCACCAACACCACGCAGGCCCAGACGGTGAGCGTGGCGGGCGTCACCGCCCAGCAGGGCCAGACCAGGCTGGTACTGGGGCAGCTCCCCGGGGGGAAACTGGTGCTCCAGGGGGGGCAGCTGGCCGCCCTGACCCAGGCCCGGGCAGTGGGCCAGGCGGGCGGGCAGCCCAAGGTGCTCACCATCCAGCTGcaggtgcagcagcagcccaaCGCGCAGGGGGGAGTTAAG TACCAGCTGGTTTCTGGAGGGACCCCGGGCAGCCCCCAGATGCTCCAGATCACCCAGGGCCAGGGGGGACAGAGAGTCGCCCTGCCGCTCAAGATGCTGCTGCAGCCACAG ACGAGCGCGGCCTCCTCGGCGGGCGGCACCGTCTCGGTGGTGAAGGTCATCAACACGTCGGCCGCCGGCtcggccgccaccaccaccaccaccagcggcGGCCTGGGCGTGAGCGGCCTGGGCGGCCAGGCCATCCGCATCACCAAGGCCAGCGGGGAGACGGTGACGGTGCGGCGCGTGGAGACGCTCTGCAAGCAGGAGAAGGCCAACCGCATCGTGGCGGAGGCCATCGCCCGGGCCAAGGCGCGCGGCGAGAAGAACCTGCCCCGCGTCCTCAACCAGGACGAGCTGCCGGCCAGCCACGCCGCCGCCGAGCTGGGGGGCACCGTCACCGTGGTGACCACCGCCGCCAAGAAGAAGTCGGGCGGGAGCAAGAAGAAGAGcccggcggggggcggggccgcgggGGGCCACAAGGGCGGGGTGGGCGGCGACAAGAAGGGGAAGCCCAAGGTGGCGGGCGGCACGGGCATGGCCGCCGTGGGACCCCTGGGTGGCtccagcaagagcaagagcaaggcCAAGACCAA CACCATCACTCTGGTGGGCACGAAAAAGCGGAAGAGGAACGCGTCCTCGGACCACTCTGATGGAGAGCTGAGCCCCGCCTCCCCCACGCCCATGGAGGAGGACATAGCAacg AGGCGCTCCAACCGCGTGGTCAAGCGGAAGAAGTACACAGAGGACCTGGACATCAAGATCACAGACGACGAGGACGAGCAGGAGGACGTCGACATCACCACGACGACTACCGCCGTGGCCTCCAtcagtggtggtgctggtggtggtggtggtggtggcggcggcggaggcagcAGCAGGAACGCCGCTCAGCTGATGGCCCAGCAGCTGAAACAacagacagtggagctggacgCCGACGGCCAACCCAGCATGCAGTTCTTTGTG GAAAACCCAAGCGAGGAAGATGCAGCCATTGTGGACAAAGTTCTCTCCATGAGGTCAACCAGGAAAGAG GTCTCCCCGGGCCAATACATCATCATGGAAGAGTTTTTCGTTAAGTACAAGAACTA CTCCTACCTGCACTGTGAATGGTCCACTCTGGAACAACTGGAGCGGGACAAACGGATCCACCAGAAGCTCAAGAGATTCAAGATCAAGTACACCCAGATGAGGAACCTCTTCCAGGAG gaggaggaAGCCTTCAACCCAGACTACATAGAGGCTGACCGGATTCTGGATGAGTCCCACAGTGTGGACAAGGACAACGGAGAG CCGGTGGTGTACTACCTGGTGAAGTGGTTATCACTGCCCTACGAGGACGCCACCTGGGAGCTGAAGGAGGACGTGGATGAGGGCAAGGTGGAGGAGTTCAAGAAGATCCAGGACCGCCCCGCACGCCTCAAGAGAACC CCGAGACCTCCGGCAGCCTCGTGGAAGAAGCTAGAGGAGTCCAAGGAGTATAACAGCGGGAACGTCCTGAGGGAGTACCAGCTGGAGGGGGTCAACTGGCTGCTCTTCAACTGGTACAACAG gCAGAACTGCATCCTGGCTGACGAGATGGGTCTGGGGAAGACCATCCAGTCCATCTCCCTGCTGTCGGAGGTGTTCGGTGCAGGCATCCAGGGCCCCTTCCTGGTGATCGCCCCGctctccaccatcaccaactGGGAGCGCGAGTTCGCCACCTGGACCGACATGAACGCCATTGTGTACCACGGCAGCCTGGCCAGCCGGCAGATGATCCAGCAGTACGAGATGTACTGCAAGGACGacaag GAGCACCTGATCCCGGGGGCGTACAAGTTTGACGCGCTGATCACCACCTTCGAGATGGTGCTGTCGGACTGCCCCGAGCTGCGAGAGATCTCCTGGCGCTGTGTGATCATCGACGAGGCCCATCGACTCAAGAACCGCAACTGCAAGCTACTGGACAGCCTGAAGATGCTGGACATG GAGCACAAGGTTCTGCTGACGGGAACTCCTCTGCAGAacacggtggaggagctgttcaGCCTGCTGCACTTCCTTGAGCCCGCCCAGTTCCCCTCCGAGACAGAGTTTCTCAAGGAGTTCGGAGACCTCAAGACGGAAGAGCAG GTCCAGAAGCTGCAGTCCATCCTGAAGCCCATGATGCTACGGCGATTGAAGGAGGACGTGGAGAAGAACCTGGCTCCTAAACAGGAGACCATCATCGAG GTGGAGCTGACGGACGTCCAGAAGAAGTACTACCGGGCCATCCTGGAGAGGAACTTCACCTTCCTCAGTGTGGGCGTCAATAGCAACAGCAACGTGCCCAACCTGCTCAACACCATGATGGAGCTCCGCAAGTGCTGCAACCACCCCTACCTCATTAATG GCGCGGAGGAGAAGATCGTGGCGGAGCTGCGGCAGGTGTACGACCCCATGGCCGCCGACTTCCACCTGCAGGCCCTGATCCGCTCGGCGGGCAAGCTGGTGCTGCTGGACAAGCTGCTGCCCCGGCTGAAGGCGGGCGGCCACAAGGTGCTCATCTTCTCCCAGATGGTGCGCTGCCTGGACATCCTGGAGGACTACCTCATCAACAAGAG ATACCTGTACGAGCGGATCGACGGCCGGGTGCGGGGTAACCTCCGGCAGGCGGCCATCGACCGCTTCAGTAAGCCCGACTCGGACCGCTTCGTCTTCCTGCTGTGTACGCGGGCCGGTGGCCTGGGCATCAACCTCACCGCCGCCGACACCTGCGTCATCTTCGACTCGGACTGGAACCCGCAGAACGACCTGCAG GCCCAAGCGCGATGCCACCGTATCGGCCAGTCCAAGGCGGTCAAGGTGTACCGCCTGATCACCAGGAACTCGTACGAGCGGGAGATGCTGGACAAGGCCAGCCTGAAGCTGGGTCTGGACCGCGCCGTGCTGCAGAGCATGAGCGGCAGCAAGGAGGCCGGCCCCAACGGG ATTCCGCAGTTCTCCAAGAAGGAGATCGAGGACCTGCTGAGGAAGGGCGCGTACGCCGCCATCATGGACGAGAACGACGAGGGCAGCCGCTTCTGCGAGGAGGACATCGACCAGATCCTCCAGCGCCgcgccaccaccatcaccatcgaGAGTGAGGGCAAGGGCTCCACCTTCTCCAAGGCCAGCTTCGTGGCCTCGGAGAACCGCAACGACATCGCCCTGGACGACCCGGAGTTCTGGCAGAAGTGGGCAAAGAAGGCCGACATCGACTTTGACTCCATGAACCGAAAG AACACCCTCGTCATCGACACTCCCAGGGTCCGTAAGCAGACCCGCCAGTACTCCACCCTGCGGGGCGAGGGCGGAGAGCTGTCTGAGCCGGACAGCGACGACGAGTACCCGCCCGCCAACTCCCGGCAGTCCCGCTCGTCCCGGCGCTCGGAGCGCCACACCGGGAACGGCTATGGCCGCACAGACTGCTTCCGGGTGGAGAAGCACCTGCTCGTCTACGG GTGGGGGCGCTGGCGGGACATCCTGTCCCACGCACGGTGCAAGCGGCGTCTGGGCGAGCGGGACGTGGAGACCATCTGCCGCGTCATCCTGGTGTTCTGCCTGCTGCATTACCGCGGCGACGAGAACATCAAGAGCTTCATCTGGGAGCTCATCACGCCGGCCGAGAACGGACGAGAGCCCCAGACCCTGCTCAACCACTCTG GTCTGTCCATCCCGGTCCCTCGCGGCCGGAAGGGGAAGAGGGTGAAGGCCCAGAGCACCTTCGACGTGCAGAAGGTGGAGTGGATCCGCAAGTACAACCCTGACACCCTGCTGCTGGACGACAGCTACCGCAAGCACCTCAAGCACCAGTGTAACAA GGTGCTGCTCCGTGTGAGGATGCTGTACTACCTGAAACAGGAAGTCATCGGGGGGCAGGCGGACGCTGTCCTTAAAGGAGGAGATTACAG GGACATGGACATCTGGATGCCAGAcatggagcagcaggaggtgccGGCCGGCTGGTGGGACACGGCGGCGGACCGCTCCCTGCTGGTGGGGGTCTTCAAACACg GATATGAGATGTACACCACTATGCGGGCCGACCCCTGCTTCTGCTTCCTGGAGCGGGCCGGTCGCCCTGACGACAAGGCCATCGACGCGGAGCAGCACACCGGGGACGCCgagatgggggagga TGTTGACGATGACAAGTATTCAGAGGATCCAGAGTTCAAGCCCGCGGCGAGACACACTAAGGACATGTATGAGGAG cacgACTCTCTCAACATGGACGACGAAGTCTCCGTGGACGacaaggccccgccccccgtgCCGCAGAGCTCGTCCAATCAGAGCGGCGCGTGCGAGTGGCCCACCAGCTCCACCCTGACGGCGCGGCTGCGGCGCCTCATCACGGCCTACCAGCGCAGCTACCGCCAGGAGCAGCTCAAGATGGAGGCGGAGGCCAAGGgggaccgccgccgccgccgctgcgagCAGGCCAGCAAGCTGAAGGAGATCGCCCGGCAGGAGAGGCAGCAGAG GTGGACGCGTCGGGAGGAGTGTGACTTCTACCGCGTGGTGTCCACCTTCGGCGTGGAGAAGATCCAGAAGGAGCCGGGCCTGCCCGAGGACCAGGACCCCCACTACGAATGGACCCGCTTCCGGAGCTTCGCCCGCCTGGACAAGAAGACGGACGAGAGCCTGGGCCGCTACTTCCGGGCCTTCGTGGCCATGTGCCGCCGGGTCTGCCACCTGAGGCCCGCACGCAGCGAGG AGCCGTCGGAGCTGTCCCAGTCGCTGGCGCCCATCACAGAGGAGCGAGCCTCCCGCACGCTGTACCGCATCAGCCTCCTGCGGCGGCTGCGGGAGCGCGTGCTGCCCCACTCCTCCCTGGAGGAGAGGCTGCTCCTGGCGCCGGCCGGCTCTGAGCTGCCCGCCTGGTGGATGAGCCCGGAACACGACCGGCAGCTCATGCTGGGCGCCTCGCTGCACGGCGTCAGCCGCACCGAGCTCTCCATCTACGCTGATACCCAGTTCAGCTTCAGCCAGGTGCACCAGGACTTCCTGATGACCCAGCAGAAcctgccccagccccccgccacgcccaccgccgctgccgccgccgcgcccCGGCCGGCCACGCCCCTCTCCACGCCCAAgttggaggaaggggaggagcttggcgtgaaggaagaggaagaggaggtggaggtggaggtggtggcggcggcggcggccggcgtGGGGCCGATGGGGGCCCAGCTACAGAGCACTCCGCTCAGTCACCATGACGCCAAGAGCCGGGGCCGGAGCTGGGGCTTCAAGGgcgagaggagcagagggaggaaagcggagaggagagcggcggagggaggagaggaaggcggGCGCGGCTCAGACTCGGATTCAGACTCGGAGTCCGGCTCGTCTTCGTCGGAGCGCTCGGCGAGCAGCGACGACAGCGGGGAGAGCGACGGCGGAACAG CCCGTCTGAAGATGGAGGACGGCGACGAGAACAGCCTACTGTCCCTGAGTCAGTCCCAGGGAGAAGccccccctccagacccccTCCGAGTGGACTGGCCCAAG GACCGCGTGCTGATCAACCGCCTGGACAGCCTGTGTACGCTGGTGCTGAGCGGCCAGtggccagcagggcggcgcTACATGTCGGAGGCCCAGCTCCCGCCGGGCTCGGAGGAGATGGCCGGCGACGAGCTCAACTTTGCGCGGCTGATGCGCAAGGCCAACAGCACCCCCGGCGCCcccgggggggcggagggggaggacggggagttCACCGTCAAGCTGTTGAAG GAGGAGGGTTTGAAACTGACCTTCTCCAAGCAGGCTCTGATGCCCAACGGCTCGGTCGCAGAgagcagcggcggcagcagtAGCCGCAAGAGACACAAGGAACCAGAG TTGTCAGACCCGGATGGACTGAACCAAGACCCAATGGAACGCACCCCTCGGCGCAGAGACCCGCCCACCTGGCTCAAGGAGAACCCTGATTATGAAGTGGAGGGAGACATGTTGGAG CTTCTAGTAAACAGgagcaagaggaagaggaggaggaggagggcggacaAGGCTCTGACCGGCAGTGAGAAGGTCAAGATCATTCACATGAGGACGGGCAAGAAG